In one window of Blastopirellula marina DNA:
- a CDS encoding DUF1549 domain-containing protein — protein sequence MKTISSLVVGMLLAMSQIPLNAQTVESIRPRTCLPGQTTHVVLQGKDLSEALRVATNASGVKCEIEKIEPTQATVAITVPAEQPLGPLPLWVVTHGVAIQTRTLLIDDLEAVADNGANHSRETAQEIPTLASVEGVCDASTSDFYRIHVAAGQRVAFEVHTQALHSVMDPVCRVLDSDGETLIQADDTNVGPDSRFSFQFPVEGDYWIEVHDNRNASAGASYQLRVGDFPIVSQSFPLAVQANQKVNVAFLGADADLIQPSEVQFADTLTEKTNLNARLKEGKSSAWVPLLTSKHPQVTEVASMEPLTLPVGISGCLKETKEVDQFKLNGTKGQTVRFTSRTRSLNSPTMLQMQLFNATGAKIAETAVNDNDEWNMDVTFPEDGEYRLEVRDLLQRGGVDYGYWVEVAPAGTFTVSLKGDANTREHYGMAPNQGACALDLTVARFGFDGEIDLSLANADGIRILNPRIPAKANAARIYLTADEGWNVGQLAVMKIVATAAGDPNNSCVVDSYGIRRAKEPFVLSPSPRLDGALALAAIGESDAPFALEAASPIALARPVRSHAAALTLKRIQAEFKAGVEVLSSKLPEGWTLASKPDKDTYNLTLGRTDQAKGEPDHVSLLVFGEHQGAGRLETFDIPLHWFDPVTVSLEFPKPLIRGGRVLAKANVKREGGDAQPITLTFANLPSGVTAPETLAVAADQTMVEFELQIGSEVPLDTVSTLTINAVSKFGGQDFTAASSHELPLPIDSPQDLAVYPAKIDLSDPLGRQQLVVNGVNSSRPSRDWSRLARFTSSKPEVAEIRDGVVYPVADGDAEIMVEVGSVRKTIPVHVSQMTTTRPIEFESEVLVALSKQGCNSGACHGSPSGKGGFRLSLRAFDMKLDELTLIREDFGRRINTIEPEKSLLLLKPMMKVSHGGGLLLHKEDEAFAILKDWIARGATADPANAPRITKLEVFPAEKQIRKLAEGSQQFAVTAHFSDGRTRDVTHLAAYETSNTSVATVDAYGLVTPRERGETVVLVRVLEHIESVSLMFVEDQEGFQWAAPPVNNYIDQLVNAKLEQLQFVPAKTCSDAEFIRRVYLDLLGVLPTVEESNAFLADTSVDKRNRLIDSLLEREEYAKFWALKWGDLLKMTSKQVGDEGVYKYHRWVEDALDNNMPYDEFAMQLLTGSGSTLANPPANFYRTSADMNDCVETISQVFLGARLQCAKCHNHPFERWTQDNYYGLGAFFNRVQKKKTGRPGEMFVYTSAAGEVTQPRTGQVMTPWLPQVGSIERPEEIDQRIAFAEWLVKPDNPYFARIEANRIWSQLFARGIVDPIDDFRDSNPPTNGPLLDALAKEFVESGYDRKQLLRSILSSRTYQASHVTGKLNQDDTLYFSHQEPRMLSAEQLLDAINHTLDLKQKFGALPDGTKATQLPAPDLVKVDFLKVFGQPERSTVCACERADDSNLGMAIELFNGPLIHEKLRSENNRFRKSLKEGKSTEEVIREIYLAAVCRPPAEIELKAALAHCANSPDPASGVEDVCWALFNTDEFLFQH from the coding sequence ATGAAAACGATCTCGAGTCTTGTCGTCGGCATGTTGCTTGCCATGTCACAGATTCCGTTGAATGCGCAGACAGTCGAATCAATTCGTCCGAGGACGTGTTTGCCTGGGCAAACAACGCATGTGGTTCTGCAAGGAAAGGATCTTTCAGAAGCGTTGCGGGTCGCAACCAATGCTTCTGGCGTGAAGTGCGAGATCGAAAAAATCGAACCGACGCAAGCTACCGTCGCGATCACGGTTCCGGCCGAGCAACCGCTGGGACCGTTGCCACTGTGGGTCGTGACGCATGGTGTCGCGATCCAAACGCGGACGCTACTAATCGACGACTTGGAAGCGGTGGCGGATAACGGCGCAAATCACTCGCGTGAAACGGCCCAAGAGATCCCGACGCTTGCATCGGTCGAAGGAGTGTGCGACGCCTCGACGAGCGATTTCTACCGCATTCATGTCGCAGCAGGTCAGCGTGTTGCCTTCGAAGTGCATACGCAGGCCCTGCACTCAGTCATGGACCCGGTTTGCCGTGTGTTAGATTCCGATGGCGAAACGTTGATTCAAGCAGACGATACGAATGTTGGACCTGACAGTCGCTTCAGCTTCCAGTTTCCGGTCGAAGGAGATTACTGGATTGAAGTTCACGACAATCGTAACGCCTCGGCAGGGGCGTCCTATCAGCTTCGTGTCGGCGACTTTCCGATCGTCAGTCAAAGCTTTCCCCTAGCGGTTCAAGCGAATCAAAAAGTGAACGTTGCGTTTTTGGGAGCGGATGCTGACTTGATTCAGCCTAGCGAAGTCCAGTTCGCAGACACGTTAACCGAGAAGACGAACCTCAATGCCCGCTTGAAGGAAGGAAAGTCTTCGGCCTGGGTACCGCTGCTTACCAGCAAGCATCCGCAAGTGACGGAAGTCGCTTCAATGGAGCCGCTGACGCTACCGGTTGGTATTAGCGGTTGCCTGAAAGAAACGAAGGAAGTTGATCAATTCAAGCTGAATGGCACCAAAGGGCAGACCGTTCGCTTCACTTCTCGCACGCGAAGTTTGAATAGCCCGACGATGCTACAGATGCAATTGTTCAATGCGACAGGTGCCAAGATTGCCGAGACGGCGGTCAACGACAATGACGAGTGGAACATGGACGTTACCTTCCCGGAAGATGGTGAATACCGCCTGGAAGTTCGCGACCTTTTACAGCGAGGCGGCGTCGACTACGGCTATTGGGTTGAAGTTGCCCCGGCCGGGACCTTCACAGTTTCGCTGAAGGGAGATGCCAACACACGCGAACACTATGGCATGGCACCTAACCAAGGTGCATGTGCACTCGACTTGACCGTGGCTCGCTTTGGTTTCGACGGCGAGATCGACTTGTCGCTGGCCAATGCCGACGGCATTCGCATTCTGAATCCACGCATTCCTGCCAAGGCAAATGCGGCACGCATCTATCTGACCGCGGACGAAGGATGGAATGTTGGCCAACTGGCGGTCATGAAAATCGTCGCTACAGCAGCAGGCGATCCGAATAATTCCTGCGTGGTCGATAGCTACGGGATTCGACGGGCCAAAGAGCCTTTTGTCCTTTCGCCAAGCCCGCGACTTGATGGCGCGCTTGCCCTGGCTGCCATCGGAGAATCGGACGCCCCCTTTGCGCTGGAGGCTGCCTCGCCGATCGCTCTGGCTCGACCAGTGCGCTCCCATGCGGCTGCATTAACGCTCAAGCGAATTCAAGCCGAATTCAAAGCAGGCGTCGAGGTTCTCTCCAGCAAGCTGCCTGAAGGTTGGACGTTGGCATCGAAGCCGGACAAAGACACCTACAACCTTACTCTTGGCCGCACCGATCAGGCAAAGGGAGAGCCCGATCATGTCTCGCTGTTAGTCTTCGGCGAGCATCAAGGGGCCGGTCGTTTGGAAACCTTCGATATTCCGCTCCATTGGTTTGATCCGGTTACGGTTAGCCTAGAATTTCCGAAGCCGCTGATCCGTGGCGGACGCGTGCTGGCGAAAGCCAACGTGAAGCGCGAAGGAGGCGATGCGCAGCCGATTACGTTAACATTCGCCAATCTACCAAGTGGCGTGACCGCACCAGAGACGCTTGCCGTGGCGGCCGATCAAACGATGGTCGAGTTCGAATTGCAAATTGGTAGCGAAGTACCACTCGATACGGTTTCGACGCTTACGATCAACGCGGTCAGTAAGTTTGGTGGCCAAGACTTTACCGCGGCCAGTTCGCACGAGTTACCGCTACCGATCGACAGCCCACAAGACTTGGCGGTGTATCCCGCAAAGATTGATCTGAGCGATCCACTGGGACGCCAGCAATTGGTGGTCAACGGAGTGAACAGTAGTCGGCCGTCCCGCGATTGGTCTCGCCTGGCCCGGTTTACTTCAAGCAAGCCGGAAGTTGCCGAAATCCGCGACGGCGTCGTTTACCCGGTAGCCGACGGAGACGCAGAGATCATGGTGGAGGTCGGATCGGTTCGTAAGACGATTCCGGTTCACGTATCGCAGATGACGACGACTCGACCGATTGAATTTGAATCGGAAGTCTTGGTCGCGCTTTCCAAGCAAGGTTGTAATTCAGGGGCCTGTCACGGTTCGCCAAGTGGCAAAGGGGGCTTTCGGCTCTCACTGCGGGCATTCGATATGAAGCTCGACGAGTTGACGCTCATTCGCGAAGACTTCGGTCGCCGCATCAACACGATCGAACCCGAGAAGAGCTTACTGCTGCTCAAGCCAATGATGAAGGTCTCCCATGGCGGTGGGTTGCTGTTGCACAAAGAAGATGAAGCGTTTGCCATTTTGAAAGATTGGATTGCCCGCGGAGCGACCGCTGATCCCGCTAATGCCCCTCGGATTACGAAGCTTGAGGTCTTTCCAGCAGAGAAGCAGATTCGCAAGTTGGCGGAAGGATCGCAGCAGTTTGCCGTCACCGCACACTTCTCCGATGGGCGAACGCGTGATGTGACGCATCTTGCGGCTTACGAAACCTCAAATACGTCGGTCGCCACCGTCGATGCTTACGGTCTGGTAACACCCCGCGAGCGAGGCGAAACCGTGGTGTTAGTTCGCGTGCTCGAGCATATCGAGTCGGTTTCGCTGATGTTTGTTGAAGATCAGGAAGGTTTCCAGTGGGCAGCGCCGCCGGTAAACAACTACATCGATCAGTTGGTTAACGCGAAGCTAGAACAACTGCAATTCGTGCCGGCCAAGACATGCAGCGACGCCGAGTTTATTCGTCGCGTTTACTTAGATCTCTTAGGCGTGCTGCCGACCGTGGAAGAGTCCAATGCGTTTCTGGCAGACACTTCGGTGGACAAACGTAATCGCTTGATCGATTCTCTGCTCGAACGGGAAGAGTATGCCAAGTTCTGGGCTTTGAAATGGGGCGATCTGCTGAAGATGACCAGTAAGCAGGTCGGTGACGAAGGCGTTTACAAATATCATCGTTGGGTCGAAGATGCCCTCGATAACAACATGCCGTACGATGAATTCGCGATGCAGTTGCTTACTGGTTCTGGAAGCACACTGGCCAATCCTCCGGCGAACTTCTATCGAACTTCGGCGGATATGAACGACTGCGTGGAAACGATCAGCCAGGTATTCCTTGGTGCTCGGCTGCAATGTGCGAAGTGCCATAATCATCCCTTTGAACGCTGGACTCAGGACAACTATTACGGGTTGGGGGCGTTTTTCAATCGCGTGCAAAAGAAGAAGACGGGTCGTCCTGGCGAGATGTTCGTTTACACTTCTGCCGCTGGCGAAGTGACTCAGCCACGGACCGGTCAGGTGATGACACCTTGGTTGCCGCAAGTCGGCAGCATCGAACGTCCCGAGGAAATCGATCAGCGGATTGCTTTCGCCGAGTGGTTGGTGAAACCAGACAATCCATACTTCGCGCGGATTGAAGCGAACCGAATTTGGAGCCAGCTGTTCGCCCGTGGTATTGTCGACCCGATCGACGACTTCCGTGACTCGAATCCACCGACTAACGGGCCACTTTTGGACGCGTTGGCGAAAGAGTTTGTAGAAAGTGGCTACGATCGCAAGCAGCTGCTGCGTTCGATTCTTTCAAGCCGGACCTATCAGGCCAGCCACGTGACCGGCAAATTGAATCAGGACGATACGCTTTATTTCTCGCACCAAGAGCCTCGCATGTTGAGTGCCGAGCAACTCCTCGATGCGATCAATCATACCTTGGATCTCAAGCAGAAGTTCGGCGCGCTGCCTGATGGGACCAAGGCGACGCAGCTTCCTGCCCCAGATTTGGTGAAGGTTGATTTCCTGAAGGTGTTCGGCCAACCAGAGCGTAGCACGGTGTGTGCTTGCGAGCGGGCGGACGATTCGAACCTGGGAATGGCGATTGAACTATTCAACGGGCCACTGATTCACGAGAAGCTGCGAAGCGAAAATAATCGCTTCCGCAAGAGCCTAAAGGAAGGCAAGAGCACCGAAGAAGTGATCCGCGAGATCTACCTGGCCGCGGTGTGTCGACCTCCGGCCGAGATTGAATTGAAAGCGGCGCTGGCCCACTGTGCTAACAGCCCCGACCCTGCTTCCGGGGTCGAGGACGTTTGTTGGGCCTTGTTTAACACGGACGAGTTTCTGTTTCAGCATTAG
- a CDS encoding c-type cytochrome domain-containing protein, whose protein sequence is MNYYLSAVVVFGCLIASPALADEATVSFRKDVAPILLENCLACHGAKKAEGGYRVDSYAELRKAGDSGEVPVAENPDDPSELLRRIACEDEFERMPPEGDPVSQEQIAVVEKWIAEGAKYDGDNPELALALAIPPPTYAAPPEKYAHAVPIMAVTFSPDGKQLVAGGYHEVTIWNVEDGTLARRIGNLGQRVFALRFSADGKSLAVGCGEPGKSGEVRLVDFASGDVKGVIARTSDVVLDVAFRPGTPEIAVAAADSSLRIINTATLEEVRTIASHADWVNTVAWSDDGSILVSGSRDESAKVYKADTGELVASYLGHGAAVKGVSVLADNAQVVSVGADNKLHRWQVADAKKVAEVPLGSEGEDVTRVGGELYVPCAGQRLVRINLADNKITQDYKGHGDWVLTIAEQPGEVSDVGARLLVSGSFDGELRIWKSGDATLVRNWIAKP, encoded by the coding sequence ATGAACTACTATTTGTCCGCTGTTGTCGTTTTCGGATGTCTGATTGCTTCCCCGGCATTGGCCGACGAGGCAACAGTCAGCTTTCGTAAAGATGTCGCCCCGATCTTGCTGGAAAACTGCCTGGCCTGCCATGGAGCCAAGAAGGCGGAGGGGGGCTATCGTGTCGACAGTTACGCCGAGCTACGTAAAGCAGGCGATTCCGGCGAAGTACCGGTGGCTGAGAATCCCGATGACCCTAGCGAACTACTTCGGCGGATTGCTTGCGAAGACGAATTCGAACGAATGCCGCCCGAGGGTGATCCAGTTTCCCAAGAGCAAATTGCTGTGGTTGAGAAGTGGATTGCGGAGGGAGCTAAGTACGATGGTGACAACCCTGAATTGGCCCTTGCCTTAGCGATCCCGCCACCAACGTACGCCGCACCACCAGAGAAGTATGCCCATGCCGTGCCGATCATGGCTGTCACGTTCTCGCCCGATGGGAAACAGCTAGTCGCTGGAGGGTATCACGAAGTCACGATCTGGAATGTTGAAGACGGAACATTAGCTCGGCGGATTGGTAACCTTGGTCAACGTGTGTTCGCGCTCCGCTTTTCCGCAGACGGTAAAAGTCTCGCCGTCGGTTGCGGCGAGCCTGGCAAGAGTGGCGAAGTTCGCTTGGTCGATTTCGCGTCGGGCGACGTCAAAGGGGTGATCGCACGCACTAGTGATGTTGTCCTGGATGTTGCGTTTCGCCCTGGCACCCCGGAAATCGCCGTTGCGGCGGCGGATAGTTCACTTCGGATTATCAATACTGCGACCTTAGAGGAAGTTCGTACAATCGCCAGTCATGCGGACTGGGTGAACACGGTCGCATGGAGCGACGATGGGTCGATCTTGGTGTCGGGAAGTCGCGATGAATCCGCCAAGGTATACAAGGCCGATACCGGCGAACTGGTGGCCAGTTATCTGGGTCACGGAGCAGCCGTTAAAGGAGTCAGCGTCTTAGCGGACAACGCACAAGTTGTCTCCGTGGGGGCCGACAACAAACTGCATCGCTGGCAGGTTGCCGACGCGAAGAAGGTGGCCGAGGTACCGCTGGGTAGCGAAGGGGAAGACGTGACTCGCGTTGGCGGCGAGTTGTACGTTCCGTGTGCAGGTCAGCGATTGGTGCGGATTAATCTGGCCGATAACAAGATTACGCAAGACTACAAAGGGCACGGCGATTGGGTGCTAACGATTGCCGAGCAACCGGGCGAGGTCAGTGATGTGGGAGCTCGGCTTTTGGTTAGCGGTTCGTTCGACGGCGAACTGCGGATCTGGAAGTCAGGCGATGCCACGCTCGTTCGTAATTGGATCGCAAAACCGTAA
- a CDS encoding DUF1501 domain-containing protein, translating into MSGPSHQNSAPVWNHSRLSRREALQAGAVGILGLGMNHLAGLREAQGAADAVPNGKAKKLIFIFLSGGLAQHESFDMKPEAPEDVRGEFKPIATKTPGLQICEHLPQLAQRSEMWSLCRSLTHGSNEHSAGHHIMLTGHSELPTGFSPNSPSRRDRASIAAITGYAMRQRQKNNLPTAVVLPERLVHNSGRVIPGQHAGEMGPQHDPWMIEASPFHNTSYGAFPEYAFDHQERGKKDNRVFQAPQLSLPEGLGMRSVRGRLDLLKSMNRQRRALGHHAQVENFDRLRQGAVSLLTESTVHDALDVTHADEKDLDRYGRNSFGWSLLMARKLVGAGVTLVQVNLGNDETWDTHGNAFPHLKNNLLPPTDKAVSALLDDLQASGELDETMIVMAGEFGRTPRITLLEKHYKLPGRDHWGPLQSVFFAGGGIQGGNVVGKSDAIGAYPIERPVKPENFAATLYSALGIPATAAWYDVADRPHQIYHGEPIAELF; encoded by the coding sequence ATGAGTGGTCCGAGCCATCAAAACTCGGCACCCGTTTGGAATCACTCCCGGCTCTCGCGCCGCGAAGCATTGCAAGCTGGCGCGGTAGGGATTCTTGGACTGGGAATGAACCACCTGGCTGGTCTGCGCGAAGCGCAGGGGGCTGCGGATGCCGTTCCCAACGGCAAAGCAAAGAAGCTGATTTTCATCTTCTTGTCAGGTGGGCTGGCGCAGCACGAGAGCTTCGATATGAAGCCCGAGGCACCGGAAGATGTGCGTGGAGAGTTCAAGCCGATCGCGACGAAGACACCAGGGCTGCAGATTTGCGAACACCTGCCGCAGTTGGCCCAGCGAAGCGAAATGTGGTCGCTGTGCCGTTCCTTGACGCATGGCTCGAACGAACATTCCGCCGGGCATCACATTATGTTGACCGGCCACTCGGAGTTGCCGACCGGCTTCAGCCCAAATAGCCCCAGCCGCCGAGATCGAGCTTCGATCGCCGCGATTACCGGCTACGCGATGCGGCAGCGTCAGAAGAACAATTTGCCGACCGCGGTAGTCCTGCCCGAACGATTGGTTCATAACAGCGGACGCGTGATCCCTGGCCAGCATGCCGGTGAGATGGGGCCTCAGCACGATCCATGGATGATCGAAGCTTCGCCGTTTCACAACACATCATACGGTGCGTTCCCAGAGTATGCGTTCGACCATCAGGAGCGTGGCAAGAAAGATAATCGCGTGTTTCAGGCCCCACAGCTTTCGTTGCCGGAAGGTCTCGGAATGCGATCGGTGCGTGGGCGATTGGATTTGCTGAAGTCGATGAATCGCCAGCGCCGGGCACTGGGACATCACGCTCAAGTCGAGAACTTCGATCGTCTTCGACAGGGAGCCGTTTCGCTATTGACGGAATCGACCGTGCACGATGCGTTGGATGTCACCCACGCGGATGAGAAAGACCTCGATCGCTACGGACGCAATTCGTTCGGCTGGTCGCTGTTGATGGCCCGCAAGCTCGTTGGTGCCGGCGTGACGTTGGTGCAAGTCAATTTAGGAAACGACGAAACCTGGGATACCCATGGAAACGCTTTCCCGCATTTGAAAAACAACTTGCTCCCTCCGACCGATAAAGCTGTTTCCGCATTGCTGGACGACTTGCAAGCGAGTGGCGAGCTCGATGAAACGATGATCGTGATGGCAGGCGAATTCGGTCGTACGCCACGAATCACTTTACTGGAAAAGCACTATAAGCTACCTGGACGCGATCATTGGGGGCCTTTGCAATCGGTGTTCTTCGCTGGTGGCGGTATCCAAGGTGGCAACGTTGTAGGCAAGTCCGACGCCATCGGTGCTTACCCAATAGAACGCCCCGTGAAGCCAGAAAACTTCGCGGCGACCCTATATAGTGCGCTCGGCATTCCAGCGACGGCGGCCTGGTACGATGTCGCGGATCGTCCTCACCAGATTTACCATGGCGAACCAATCGCCGAGTTATTTTAG
- a CDS encoding DUF1501 domain-containing protein has product MSHTPLFGLDRRNFLRVASAGVVGATWPTLSVSANESGKRRPEGFGKAKSVLIVLLSGGPSQLDMLDPKPEAPAEVRGEFKPIGTTIPGVQVCEHLPKLAKQTDRWAIVRTLAHREHNHLLATHVALTGRPTPIPRGGSDLDRVESRNDFPNFAAALDFVQPRTDGIPSGVSLPNYLIEGPLTWPGQHAGFLGAKHDPWQINGDPNNKDFQMQALAMREGMSTGRLQSRRELLESLNRGHTTLTGTETNSLRDQQSLAYNLLTSGKLTQAFDINRESDETRDRYGRNKFGQSLLLSKRMVEAGVPVVQATMGIVQTWDTHVDNWGKLKNTLLPQLDQGLEALTDDLQSSGLLDETLLIVMGEFGRTPRVSTLPGQTIPGRDHWAHAYSGLFAGAGIQGGQVLGQTDAQAAYPITNSWSPADICSTVFNALGVDEETTISDPLQRPHPLLNGKVISNLYTGASA; this is encoded by the coding sequence ATGTCACACACTCCGCTATTCGGATTGGATCGCCGGAATTTTTTGCGAGTTGCCAGTGCTGGCGTTGTCGGCGCAACCTGGCCGACGCTTTCGGTCTCGGCAAATGAATCTGGCAAACGACGTCCTGAAGGTTTTGGCAAAGCAAAGTCCGTGCTGATTGTGCTGCTGAGTGGCGGCCCGAGTCAGCTCGATATGCTCGATCCTAAGCCAGAAGCTCCGGCCGAAGTGCGGGGCGAATTCAAGCCGATCGGCACGACCATTCCTGGCGTTCAGGTGTGCGAACACTTGCCAAAGCTGGCCAAGCAAACCGATCGTTGGGCCATCGTGCGAACCTTGGCCCATCGCGAACACAATCACCTTCTCGCGACTCACGTTGCCCTGACCGGCCGCCCCACACCGATTCCGCGAGGAGGATCAGACCTGGATCGCGTTGAAAGCCGAAACGACTTTCCAAACTTTGCCGCGGCACTCGACTTCGTTCAACCACGCACCGATGGCATCCCGAGTGGTGTCTCGTTGCCGAATTATCTGATCGAGGGCCCACTGACTTGGCCTGGCCAGCACGCTGGATTCCTGGGAGCCAAACACGATCCTTGGCAAATCAACGGCGATCCCAATAACAAAGACTTCCAAATGCAAGCCTTGGCGATGCGGGAAGGAATGTCGACCGGGCGACTACAATCGCGTCGCGAATTGCTCGAGAGCTTAAATCGTGGCCACACGACGCTTACCGGTACCGAAACCAATTCGCTGCGAGATCAACAGTCGCTCGCCTACAACTTGTTGACATCCGGCAAGCTGACTCAGGCGTTCGATATCAATCGCGAATCGGACGAAACGCGTGACCGCTACGGACGCAACAAGTTCGGCCAATCGCTCTTGCTATCAAAGCGGATGGTCGAAGCAGGCGTGCCGGTGGTTCAAGCCACCATGGGAATCGTGCAAACGTGGGATACGCATGTCGATAACTGGGGCAAGCTCAAGAACACGTTATTGCCGCAGCTTGATCAAGGCTTAGAAGCGTTAACCGATGATCTACAAAGCTCTGGCTTGCTCGACGAGACCTTACTGATCGTGATGGGCGAGTTTGGCCGCACGCCGAGAGTTTCCACGCTTCCCGGCCAGACGATCCCCGGACGCGACCACTGGGCGCATGCCTATTCTGGTTTGTTCGCCGGAGCAGGCATTCAAGGCGGCCAGGTCTTAGGGCAAACCGACGCTCAGGCCGCCTATCCGATCACCAATTCATGGTCTCCCGCTGATATCTGCAGCACCGTCTTTAATGCGTTAGGCGTTGATGAGGAAACGACCATTTCCGATCCGTTGCAGCGTCCCCATCCATTGCTGAACGGCAAGGTGATCTCGAATCTCTATACCGGAGCAAGTGCATGA
- a CDS encoding DUF1501 domain-containing protein — translation MMSRRELNRSTGCQEFRAAAKFNRRQILQVGALGALGLGLGDLQSQLAAADASQVLTPRKPAKACIFLFMWGGPSQLETFDLKPDAPAEVRGDFKPIATKVPGTQICEHFSRVAQWTDKLSIIRSLTHDDPAHLSSGHATLTGHLAPVVKSDADPPSAKDSPHLGSLISKFRPNQEGLPSFVAMPWKALHPAAPGGEAPGQHGGWLGSAYDGMLLGGDLNDPKWRPQGLGLPADLGLDRLESRVALLKMMDAQRASLHESLAGSSFGSHQTRALEMIGSSHVRNAFDLTQESDATRERYGRNIHGQCVLMARRLVEHGVPLVSVNWHNDGKNFWDTHGDNFNRMKNDLIPPADMALAALLQDLEERGMLDETIVAWVGEFGRKPQITKNNAGREHWPFCYSGLLAGGGIKPGMVYGESDKHAAYPVADPVSPQDYATTILHAMGVPTTGTLPDRENRPHHICSGKVLQDLLIG, via the coding sequence ATGATGTCTCGGCGTGAATTAAATCGATCCACTGGATGCCAAGAATTTCGAGCTGCGGCGAAATTCAACCGCCGTCAGATCCTCCAAGTCGGCGCGCTGGGGGCACTCGGATTGGGCTTGGGGGACTTGCAGTCGCAACTTGCTGCGGCGGATGCCAGTCAGGTGCTTACCCCACGTAAACCAGCCAAGGCGTGTATCTTTCTGTTCATGTGGGGTGGTCCCAGCCAGCTTGAAACCTTCGACTTAAAGCCAGATGCGCCTGCGGAAGTAAGAGGCGATTTCAAGCCGATTGCGACCAAGGTGCCTGGCACGCAGATATGCGAACACTTCAGTCGCGTCGCGCAGTGGACCGACAAACTATCGATCATTCGATCGCTCACCCACGACGATCCCGCGCACCTATCGAGTGGGCATGCCACGTTGACTGGTCACTTGGCCCCGGTCGTGAAGAGCGACGCCGATCCGCCAAGTGCGAAGGATTCACCGCATCTCGGTTCGCTGATCAGCAAGTTTCGACCGAATCAGGAAGGTCTTCCCTCGTTCGTGGCTATGCCGTGGAAAGCCTTGCATCCGGCAGCTCCGGGTGGGGAAGCCCCAGGACAGCATGGTGGTTGGTTAGGTTCGGCCTACGACGGCATGCTGCTGGGAGGCGACTTGAACGATCCGAAATGGCGTCCTCAAGGTCTCGGCCTACCGGCCGATCTGGGGCTCGATCGGCTGGAATCACGCGTTGCCCTGCTTAAGATGATGGACGCTCAGCGGGCCAGTCTTCATGAGTCACTCGCTGGTTCTTCGTTTGGCAGTCATCAGACCCGCGCGCTGGAGATGATTGGTTCGTCGCATGTTCGTAATGCGTTCGATCTGACGCAAGAGTCAGATGCCACGCGCGAGCGTTACGGTCGCAATATACATGGTCAATGCGTTCTGATGGCCCGTCGCTTGGTGGAACATGGCGTGCCGTTGGTGTCCGTCAATTGGCATAACGACGGAAAAAACTTTTGGGACACGCATGGTGACAACTTCAATCGCATGAAGAACGACCTGATCCCGCCGGCCGACATGGCCTTGGCCGCACTGCTGCAAGATCTGGAAGAACGGGGCATGCTGGACGAAACGATCGTGGCCTGGGTCGGCGAGTTCGGAAGGAAGCCGCAAATCACGAAGAACAATGCCGGCCGCGAGCATTGGCCGTTCTGTTACAGCGGTCTCTTGGCCGGGGGTGGGATCAAGCCCGGAATGGTTTACGGCGAAAGCGACAAGCATGCTGCCTACCCCGTTGCCGACCCTGTTTCGCCCCAAGACTACGCCACTACCATTTTGCATGCGATGGGTGTTCCAACGACCGGAACGCTGCCTGATCGCGAGAACCGCCCGCACCATATTTGCTCCGGAAAAGTGTTGCAGGACTTGCTGATCGGATAG